Proteins from one Salmo salar chromosome ssa07, Ssal_v3.1, whole genome shotgun sequence genomic window:
- the LOC106608989 gene encoding SLAM family member 9, whose product MPDFIAYTSTMNISWFLLILTGTWAEVPSIYKYGVKGGFVCLAVAESPEEHKELKWKFKSAVIVDNKEISPQYKDKVHYNPVNHSLCIKNLKETDSGIYYPIVGKWNLETIIEYNVTILEAVSIPVMKVVSLYSNSSTGQCNITVNCSVEDVWALSVCNGRHCTLSQQSLTVVNITISNDNNTIQCTGKNHVSAKTKSQPMKDICIEKDGKASEFPVGIIVVSVTAGLLFISVIVGICVGIRRIKSTRRRARKNKQPLQVNPVSAPQGERPGPQNTGGSDVTTIYVTVVKPGAAGVELPSPEEMSETQSEALYSTVQHPAAEESHLVDKVGATKEDRPGPQSPTETEPTSIYSTVQKPAAAQRCPVDKYGNNLNKPDRAAQ is encoded by the exons ATGCCAGACTTCATCGCTTACACTTCTACAATGAACATTTCATGGTTTCTACTTATCCTCACAG GGACCTGGGCTGAAGTTCCGTCAATATACAAGTATGGGGTGAAGGGAGGTTTCGTGTGTCTGGCTGTTGCTGAATCCCCTGAGGAGCATAAAGAACTTAAATGGAAATTCAAAAGTGCTGTAATAGTTGATAATAAAGAGATCTCTCCTCAATACAAGGACAAGGTGCATTATAACCCAGTGAACCACTCTTTGTGCATTAAGAATCTGAAGGAAACTGACAGTGGAATTTACTATCCGATTGTTGGAAAATGGAATTTAGAAACTATTATTGAGTACAATGTAACAATACTGG AAGCTGTTTCCATACCAGTCATGAAGGTGGTGTCTCTCTACTCCAACTCAAGTACGGGACAATGTAACATCACAGTGAACTGTTCTGTTGAAGATGTCTGGGCGTTGTCTGTCTGTAACGGGCGTCACTGCACACTGTCACAACAGTCACTCACCGTAGTCAATATCACCATCTCCAATGACAACAACACTATCCAGTGCACAGGAAAAAATCACGTCAGCGCAAAGACCAAGTCACAACCCATGAAGGACATAT GTATTGAGAAGGATGGGAAAGCTTCCGAATTCCCAGTTGGCATCATTGTGGTCAGTGTTACTGCTGGATTGCTATTCATTAGTGTGATTGTTGGTATATGTGTTGGTATACGACGCATCAAATCAACGAGAAGAAGGGCCCGTAAAAACAAGCAGCCACTGCAG GTCAACCCAGTGAGCGCTCCACAAGGGGAAAGGCCGGGACCACAAAACACAGGGGGTTCTGACGTAACAACTATCTACGTCACTGTAGTGAAACCAGGAGCAGCAGGAGTGGAGCTCCCGTCACCAGAAGAGATGTCAGAGACACAGTCAGAGGCGCTCTACAGCACTGTGCAGCACCCAGCTGCAGAAGAGTCTCACCTAGTGGACAAAGTGGGCGCTACAAAAGAGGACAGGCCAGGGCCGCAGAGCCCTACTGAGACAGAGCCTACATCAATCTACAGCACTGTACAGAAACCAGCAGCAGCACAGCGTTGCCCAGTGGACAAATACGGGAATAATCTCAACAAACCAGACAGAGCTGCTCAATAG